The following DNA comes from Fusarium verticillioides 7600 chromosome 9, whole genome shotgun sequence.
CTACGTGTTCTGGTTCCGGAGTAAAACTTGCTGTAAGTCCATGGCGACTTTGGGTGTTGGCTCTATGTCTGGTCCTTCATCCAAGGCTTCTTTAAACATGAAACATCCATGGCTGAGAACGGGATCATGATGCAGGTAAACGCACGAATTGTCGGCAATAGAAACCAACATCTTTCGAAAACGCCACTGACAGAAGAAACAAAGCGAAATTTTCCTTTTCATCCTTGGCGGCCGCCATTAAGAATCTCATGGTTAGCCGCTTTGGGTAAAGGTCTAGTTGCAGCTAAGATTAgacctactccgtaccagGGGACAGCATGAGGAAATCGCCGAACCTGAATGGCAATCCTATAGGGCTATGTACATGTGTCCCTTTCAATGAGTCAGTTAAACTGGACCCAAAGACCAGGCACCAGGTTGTGAATCTCTAGCAATATGGAGTACTCACCCACTCACCAATGCCTAGCCTTTGGTCAAATGCCTGGCCAAGACGACCAACGGATGTTGTGACATTGATACATCGCTTCTGCTGGCTTGGCACCAAATCGTCTCATTGAGATCCTTCGTCTCTGTCGGGAAATCACCGATATGCTCTGTGAAATTGATGCAATGGGTATCAATCGAATCGTCTCTTAGCGCTACTTCGGCGACAATGCAAGCGCTTATTCTGTATATATAATAACCAAGATCTTCCCGTCGCATACACCATTTATTCTCGCTGTAGAACCACCATGAGACCCATAATTCCCAACATCACTGTCTTTAGCCAAGGGTATTCCGATAGAAGAATCGTCACATAACCGACGAATGGCATGTATCCCACAACGCTTCCAATAATGTCACTTCGTACGAGGTAGTCCTGGTTCTTGGCGTAGAGCTCGGTATCGTCCGACATGTTGTTGTCTCCCTTGGTGAGAAGCTGAGCGGTATCACTGCGCATCATTAGCCATTGCCCACAACTCCTGCACAAACAGCATACCCCTTGCCAAACTTGCGTACAACTCGGTGCACGATAGGAatgtccttgtccttgacgtTGTAAACGACAACCTCGCCAATCTCAGTCTCCTGTAGCAGGTTTCGGttccagaggaagaggaggtcgCCTCGCTGGAAGGCGGGCTCCATGGAGCCAGATAGAACGACGACGATCGGTGACGGTGAGTCGCTGATAACGGAGAGGCCTTTCCACATCTACGACAGGTTAGCTTTCGTCCAGGCGCTGAGCAAGACACGTTCGCACCATGAAGGCTGTAGAGAGGATGAGCGCAAAATTCATGAGCTGCGCAGCAGCTTGCCGCGGGTTTCCAAGAGCCGACAGCATGGTTAGGGATTGAATATCGGTGTCGTGAGGCGAgtggatgttgttgtagaGCTTGACAACTCCACGATGCAACGTTGGCGCTGGGAGCGAAATGGACATCTGGCTCATGGGAGCTCGAGGAGCACGGGCCACCTGGTCTGGAACAGCTGTGGCATTTTGGGGCTGGTGCTTTGTGGCGGTGCTAGATCAAGATGGTCTCCATAATTTCAGGGACCTTGACGCTATAAATGGTCTAACGCGGGGGGTGTCATGCTCGAAGAAGGTGATGTCATGACTACTTGTGAAGCATGAGATCGATGTCATAGGCGTTGTAGGCGAGTAAGGAGCTTGGTATTTAAAATGGCCGTCTCTGCTGGTCTTGTTCCTTGTGTTTACATTCTTCTTTATAATCTCCAAATTTTACCGATCCAAGTATTTTGAGCATCACCAGAATCCAAGCACCTGCACTTACACCAATCGTTACACTCAAAATGGccgacaacaacaaccagCAGCCCGGTCTCATCGGCAGCCACGCCCAATACGTCAAGGGAGCCGCAGAGGTAAGTCCTTCTCGATCCCCTCAGGACCTTTCACTCACACCTTCCAGGCTACCATTGGCGCCATTACCGGCTCTCAACCATGGAAGGCTTCTGGTGAGCAGGACAAGGCAGCAGGTCTTGCCGATATGAAGAAGGCCGGCGAGCTTCGAGCGCAGAACGACCCGAACCACGAGAAAGGATATGGAAAGGTCGAAGAGGTCGCTGGTAGACTTACCGGTTGCCAGGGTATGGAGCGAGAAGGGCACGAGAGCGCTGCGCCCAAGCAGGAATAAACGAATTGTGTTATTGATGAGTGTACGATAGAACTAGCATTGCGATAAGTTGAATTGATGGACTCGGCTGATGATACTGAACTCTTCATAAATTTAGCCCCGAAACGTGAGGGCCACTCACCCTTGCCTCCTTGCTTTTCGCATCGCCTCTCATGCGCCTTCCAGATGTGACTGCCTTCTTCGCTAACATCACAGCACCTTCTTTCTCCAGCTGCAGGCCGACACTTACCTaccacgatggcttctttctctcgactctcttcttcccagcttcatcatcgcgTATCTTCGTCCCGTTCAGCATCGCCTCTTCGACGCCTGGTCCCCTACATTTCTTGGTTTCATCGGCTCCTCgctccagcatcatctcactGTAATCATTTGTTTCACAGCATCTTTTCGATCATCGATCTGCACCCTCCTCCCCTTCTTTGCTGCTCCCGCTGAGTCTCCGCGATGGATTCAGCACCTCTCCTTCAGAACGCCGATGGCCTCCCCAGCCCCAATGTGATGCAGGATCATGTAAGTCATCTCCACGATGCTTTGGATCATTTTCCCCCGCTGACTCGATGGCTTATAGCCTGCCTTCCTTCGAGCATCTCACTCCCCGTGGTCATTCATTCCGCAGAATGTACTTGTTATCTTGCGTGGAATTGTTTTGTCGCTTGTCACAGCCGTGGGgatcctcgtcctcaatTACGAGATCCACGAACAAAGCGACTTCTCCGATTGGCGCATCGTCTTtgactttgccaacatcagtctgttctttgtctttctgtACCAGCTCAAGACCTTCGTGAGT
Coding sequences within:
- a CDS encoding signal peptidase I; protein product: MSISLPAPTLHRGVVKLYNNIHSPHDTDIQSLTMLSALGNPRQAAAQLMNFALILSTAFMMWKGLSVISDSPSPIVVVLSGSMEPAFQRGDLLFLWNRNLLQETEIGEVVVYNVKDKDIPIVHRVVRKFGKGDTAQLLTKGDNNMSDDTELYAKNQDYLVRSDIIGSVVGYMPFVGYVTILLSEYPWLKTVMLGIMGLMVVLQRE